The genomic interval ttatataaataagataatacactTAGACTGTTTAGCAGACTGCTTGAAAGGTAGAAAGTGGTAAGACAATGGTATCTGTTATCATCATGATGATTATTATGTAAAGGTGGCCTTAGCTTCCCGCCACCCCCATCACAGGCCTGACCTGTTTTTTTGCATCTAGGGCTGACCACATTTCTGTAGAGCAAAGCCTGATGCCAAGAGTGCCGCCAAGCTGGGCTCCAAAGAGTAGATCTGGTAGAAATGAATGAGGACAGGGAGGGCATAAATTCTAGGTCTTTAATTCAAGGCAGGGCAGCTCCCAGAAGGTGTCTGGGGCTGAGCATTGGGACTGAGAGGGGGGCCTTGGCCTCTTCTTCAGATGGCCAGCTCATTTCTCCTCCAGGTCCTTGATGTAGTCCTGGACCCAGACGTCACTGGGGTTGGCACATATGGAATGGCCCTTTTTGGTGATGAAGCTATGGAGCGAAAGGGAGAAGGGTTACAGACTGAGGCATCAAGCAGTGAAGTGTGAGCCGGTCAGCCTCCCAGATTCCTCACCCATCTAggctgtttctcctttctttgtcaGAGGCAGCTCAAGACCAGTCTCCTGAGACATGCTCTCCACCCCCTCAGGGCCCCTGGACCCATCTCCATGCTTCTCCTGCCCCTGGAAGTgccctcctgccttcccttcccctcccctgatgCCTCCCCATGCATGGGCTCAGCTTCCTCCTGGTTCCCCACAGGCTCAGCCAGGTCAGAAAGCCCCCAGGTTTCCCCTCTGCTGCCTGTCACTGCACCTGAGAGGTGCTTTGGGGAGTCCCCACTCCAGTTCCTCCCTATCCCCCAGGGCTTGCAGGCTTCCTGTCCCCTGGTATATGGTGTGTGGGTGCCACCTACACCACTCCGGGCCTGGAGCACTGGCTGCTGGTCTCATAATAACCCGTGATCCGATGACGTGCGATTGCCTGGGCAATGTAGTTGAAGCAGCACTCGGCCGGGTGGTAAGGTCCTCCtgaggagagagcagggagggaagtgGACACTGGGTTCTCTGCTAAAAGCCAGAGCTTCTGGCTGCTTCTGCACTATAGAGggtggaagagggaaaggaggaggaggtggcctcACAGAATTTGGAGGGAGGGTTGTGCAGACACTCGGTCCTCcggctcctctctccctcctcctgcatCCACAATCACCCTCTTTCCTGTTCTTCAACCTCTCCTAGAAAGACTGGCTGATGACCTTCAACTCCAGATTGAAGATTAGCAAAGCCCAAATCTTCTCAGTGAGTACACACCATCCCTGTGGGGCAGGCTCGCACAGGTGTTCCAAAGAGGAGGGATATTCGGAAGAAATGCCAATAGAGACAGGGACACACGCCAGCTGGGAGTGCAGACCCAGCCCTTCCCAATCTGGGAGATTGGGAAAATGGGGTTTTGCCTGTGTCCCAATTAAACCCCTGTCCTGCAAAGAAGGAAGCCAACACCAAGGCCCAAGGACACCAAGGGAATCAGGATACCCAGGTCCCAACCTCTCTTGCCTTTGCTGGCCATATGccctctctgtttcctcctctgtcaatGAGCCTGTTGGACTGGATTGGTGGTTTTTACACTGAGTTTCTGGGGGTCTTGGGGCTTTGGGGACTATTTCAGAGGTACTGATGCATTTGGGAGTAGTTTTAGAGATAGTATCCCATTCAGCCCTTTTTTGCTGTGTCTGAGTAAGCTTTTGCTGGAAGAAAGGTTCCCTGGTCTAAAAAATGTTAGACATCACTGGATTAGGTGAACTTTTCAGTtactttctgatttctaaaatttcatggCTCTTATAGCAGGTGCAAGAGAGTGACTGGAAATAATCCGTTCCTTCAAGCTTCAATTATGGAGGTAGCAGGAAGGTTACTTCAGAACGAGGGCCCTGGAGAAACAAGTAGGCACTGCAGTCACGGAGTGGAGTGTTGGGGGTGTGCATGTTATGTGCTCAGCCTGGACAGAACCCTGCGTGTGTTGGCAGTGGCCTCTGAGGTTGCAGAGGGGCAGCTGGATGCTTGGGTGGGAAGGGAACAGCTGGGTCTTTTATCCAGTTCCATTCCAGGTAGCATCCTCTGTCTCCAAAGAATGGAATAAGGGTCCACTGGTTCCTGAGACCAGTCTCAACCTATTCCTCTGAGATCCACACATCTTCTCAGAGAGG from Panthera leo isolate Ple1 chromosome E1, P.leo_Ple1_pat1.1, whole genome shotgun sequence carries:
- the LOC122206681 gene encoding C-C motif chemokine 14-like, with protein sequence MKVSMAAISLFLLLLITGALVSTAKSSSRGPYHPAECCFNYIAQAIARHRITGYYETSSQCSRPGVVFITKKGHSICANPSDVWVQDYIKDLEEK